One window of Pseudomonas sp. FP198 genomic DNA carries:
- a CDS encoding AraC family transcriptional regulator yields the protein MLHSHLTTLNAVSLVLNAFRNEGLPSEALLAGSGISMADLSRADTRITTNQEMQVCANAVALKRDIGLELGRNMHVSSYGMLGYALLTSATLGDALRLALRYPALLGTLFELTLEDDGEHIWLSASDYRENPALAVFNAEFCMVSLRVICNDLLGHALPLRATRFEHSAPDYQARYEALFECPVRFDSIDNAFAFDRHWLAQPLPLADPITHHAMAERCRRQNTEFTGRQAWLGRIRHSLAEQLDAPPGLEGLAEQMNCSARTLRRHLKDLGCSYQELLDELRFERAKQMLGEDQLPIYRIAEMLGFSETASFRHAFVRWSGVAPSQFRP from the coding sequence ATGCTGCATTCCCACCTCACCACGCTCAACGCGGTCTCCCTGGTGCTCAACGCCTTCAGGAACGAAGGCTTGCCCAGTGAAGCGCTTTTGGCCGGCAGCGGTATCAGCATGGCGGACCTGAGCCGCGCCGACACGCGCATCACCACCAACCAGGAAATGCAGGTCTGCGCCAACGCCGTGGCGCTCAAACGTGACATAGGCCTGGAATTGGGCCGCAACATGCACGTTTCGTCCTACGGCATGCTCGGCTATGCCCTGCTCACCAGCGCCACCTTAGGTGACGCTTTACGCCTGGCGCTGCGTTACCCGGCGCTATTGGGAACACTCTTTGAGCTGACACTGGAAGACGACGGCGAGCACATCTGGCTCAGCGCCAGCGACTATCGGGAAAACCCGGCCCTGGCGGTGTTTAATGCCGAGTTCTGCATGGTCTCGCTGAGGGTCATCTGCAACGACCTGCTCGGCCATGCGCTCCCCTTGCGGGCGACGCGTTTCGAACACTCGGCACCGGATTATCAGGCACGTTATGAGGCCCTGTTCGAGTGCCCCGTGCGTTTTGACAGCATCGACAACGCGTTCGCCTTCGATCGTCACTGGCTTGCGCAGCCCTTGCCACTGGCTGATCCCATCACTCACCACGCCATGGCCGAACGCTGCCGCCGGCAGAACACCGAGTTCACCGGCCGGCAGGCCTGGCTGGGACGCATCCGCCACTCGCTCGCCGAGCAGCTGGATGCCCCGCCAGGCCTGGAAGGCTTGGCCGAACAGATGAACTGCTCGGCGCGCACCCTGCGCCGGCATCTCAAGGACCTGGGCTGCAGCTACCAGGAATTGCTCGATGAACTGCGCTTCGAACGGGCCAAGCAGATGCTCGGTGAAGATCAATTGCCGATCTACCGGATCGCCGAAATGCTCGGTTTCAGCGAAACAGCCAGCTTCCGCCACGCATTTGTCCGCTGGAGCGGCGTCGCGCCGAGTCAGTTCAGGCCATGA
- a CDS encoding histone deacetylase family protein produces MLTIYSDDHHLHHGRCELMDGQLMPCFEMPSRADHVLERVKAQALGPVEAPRDFGLAPIQRIHSPQYLEFFKGAWDRWSEFNRDGDLLPYTWPARTLRTVIPTSLHGQLGYYSFDGGAPITAGTWQAAYSAAQVALTAQAEIQHGARSAFALCRPPGHHAASDLMGGYCYLNNAAIAAQAFLDQGHRKVAILDVDYHHGNGTQSIFYQRSDVLFASIHGHPEAEFPFFLGYADERGEGAGTGFNFNYPLPAGSGWDSWSAALELACGELRDYDADVIVVSLGVDTFKDDPISQFKLDSPDYLAMGKRIAALGKPTLFVMEGGYAVTEIGINAVNVLEGFQSAQ; encoded by the coding sequence ATGCTGACGATCTATTCCGACGATCACCACCTGCACCATGGACGGTGCGAGTTGATGGACGGGCAGCTGATGCCCTGCTTCGAAATGCCCTCCCGCGCCGATCATGTGCTGGAGCGGGTCAAGGCCCAGGCGTTGGGGCCGGTGGAGGCGCCACGGGATTTTGGCCTGGCGCCGATACAGCGCATCCACAGTCCGCAATACCTGGAGTTCTTCAAGGGTGCCTGGGACCGCTGGAGCGAATTCAACCGTGACGGCGACCTGCTGCCTTATACCTGGCCGGCGCGCACCCTGCGCACCGTGATCCCGACGAGCCTGCACGGTCAACTCGGTTACTACAGTTTCGACGGCGGCGCCCCGATTACCGCCGGCACCTGGCAGGCCGCCTACAGCGCAGCCCAGGTCGCCCTCACGGCCCAGGCCGAAATCCAGCATGGTGCCCGCAGTGCCTTCGCGTTGTGCCGGCCACCGGGGCACCACGCCGCCAGCGACTTGATGGGGGGCTATTGCTATCTCAACAACGCGGCCATCGCCGCCCAGGCGTTCCTTGACCAGGGCCACCGGAAGGTCGCGATCCTTGATGTCGACTACCACCATGGCAACGGCACTCAATCGATTTTCTACCAACGCAGCGATGTACTGTTCGCCTCGATTCATGGCCATCCCGAAGCCGAATTCCCGTTCTTCCTGGGCTACGCCGATGAACGCGGCGAAGGCGCCGGCACGGGATTCAATTTCAACTACCCGCTGCCCGCCGGTTCCGGCTGGGACAGCTGGAGCGCCGCCCTCGAGCTGGCCTGCGGCGAGCTCCGGGACTATGACGCCGATGTCATCGTCGTCTCCCTGGGCGTGGACACCTTCAAGGACGACCCGATCTCTCAATTCAAGCTCGACAGTCCGGATTACCTGGCGATGGGCAAACGCATCGCGGCGCTCGGCAAACCGACGCTGTTCGTGATGGAGGGTGGTTATGCGGTGACCGAAATCGGCATCAACGCGGTGAACGTTCTCGAAGGTTTTCAAAGCGCCCAATGA
- a CDS encoding polyamine ABC transporter substrate-binding protein, which translates to MKRLKRLMAPALCATLLCGAAQAEERTLRVYNWFDYITPKALEDFKAQHSQVKLVYDIFDTNEALEAKLLTGNAGYDVVVPSNVFLAKQIEAGVFQPLDRSKLPNWNHLDPKLMKLIEANDPGNKFAVPYMYGTILIGFNPAKVKAALGDNAPVDSWDLIFKEENISKLKQCGVALLDSPSEILPLALQHLGLDPNSKKPADYAKAEALLMKIRPHITYFHSSKYMADIANGDICVAVGYSGSFSQAANRAKEAKNGVTVDMRLPKEGAPIWFDMLAIPKGAKNPDDAYAFIDYLLQPKVIAPVSDFVGYPNPNKDATDMVDPAIRNNPNLYPTEAAMATLYTLQPLPRDAERARTRAWTRIKSGQ; encoded by the coding sequence ATGAAAAGACTCAAGCGTCTGATGGCTCCAGCCCTCTGCGCCACGCTGCTGTGCGGCGCGGCCCAGGCCGAGGAGCGCACCCTGCGTGTCTACAACTGGTTCGACTACATCACGCCCAAGGCCCTGGAAGATTTCAAGGCGCAGCACAGCCAGGTCAAACTGGTCTACGACATCTTCGACACCAACGAAGCCCTGGAGGCCAAGCTGCTAACCGGTAACGCCGGCTACGACGTGGTGGTGCCGTCCAATGTGTTCCTGGCCAAACAGATCGAGGCCGGCGTATTTCAGCCCCTGGACCGCAGCAAATTGCCGAACTGGAACCACCTCGATCCCAAGCTGATGAAGCTGATCGAAGCCAACGATCCGGGCAACAAGTTTGCGGTGCCCTACATGTACGGCACCATCCTGATCGGCTTCAACCCGGCCAAGGTCAAGGCCGCGCTGGGCGACAATGCGCCGGTGGACAGTTGGGACCTGATCTTCAAGGAAGAAAACATCAGCAAGCTCAAGCAGTGCGGCGTGGCCCTGCTCGATTCGCCTTCGGAAATCCTGCCCTTGGCCCTGCAGCACCTGGGCCTGGATCCCAACAGCAAGAAACCGGCGGACTATGCCAAGGCCGAAGCGCTGCTGATGAAAATCCGGCCGCACATCACCTATTTTCACTCATCCAAATACATGGCCGACATCGCCAACGGCGACATCTGCGTAGCGGTCGGCTACTCCGGCAGCTTCTCCCAGGCCGCCAACCGCGCCAAGGAGGCCAAGAACGGCGTGACCGTGGATATGCGCCTGCCCAAGGAAGGCGCGCCGATCTGGTTCGACATGCTGGCCATTCCCAAGGGCGCGAAGAACCCGGACGACGCCTACGCCTTCATCGACTATCTGTTGCAGCCGAAGGTGATCGCGCCCGTCAGTGATTTTGTCGGCTACCCGAACCCGAACAAGGACGCCACCGACATGGTCGATCCGGCGATCCGCAACAATCCCAACCTGTATCCGACCGAGGCGGCAATGGCGACGCTCTACACGTTGCAACCCTTGCCGAGGGATGCCGAGCGGGCACGGACGAGGGCCTGGACGCGGATAAAATCCGGTCAGTGA
- a CDS encoding PLP-dependent aminotransferase family protein, which translates to MPDAIPPLSFNPAGIELDRRHGLSRQLYQALRARVLDGRLASGTRLPASRDLAAALSISRNSVVRAYDQLYAEGFIEGRVGDGTYVAKLSPLALPSGKLSTKPSTGFSTGLPTALSTIQPDSPVFPSSKVIHSNALERVEKHHLAQPPSGPPRAFRVGVPAFDLFPFDVWAKLNAAFWRKPDLQQLCYGDAQGDARLRGLVAAYLRSSRGLHCSAEQIVITSGAQQAISLCAQLLVDPGDIVAVENPGYRAAGHAFAVAGGDVRGVPVDSDGLDCAALAALDHCRLAYVTPSHQYPTGVVMSLARRLELLAWAGRNDGWIVEDDYDGEYRYSGAPLAPLAALDRGGRVLYVGTFGKVAFPALRLGYLVLPPGLVDAFARRRAVDVRHSEVSTQAVMAEFMAAGHFQRHIRRMRRAALARRDALLAGWPEAVAGVGAMPTVVAGLHVTVPVQSVEREHELIALATGVGVEINGLSSYWLPATAPSQIRAGMVLGFAAVPPAAIDAALASLAKAWGGR; encoded by the coding sequence ATGCCCGATGCCATACCGCCATTGTCCTTCAACCCCGCCGGTATCGAGCTGGACCGCCGCCATGGGCTCAGTCGCCAGCTCTATCAAGCCTTGCGTGCGCGAGTATTGGACGGACGCCTGGCCAGCGGCACACGGTTGCCGGCCAGCCGCGACCTGGCGGCGGCGTTGTCGATTTCCCGCAACAGCGTGGTACGTGCCTACGACCAACTGTATGCCGAAGGCTTCATAGAAGGGCGAGTGGGCGACGGCACCTACGTGGCGAAACTTTCACCGCTGGCGTTGCCATCTGGAAAATTATCCACAAAACCATCCACAGGGTTTTCAACAGGCTTACCCACAGCCTTATCCACAATTCAGCCTGATTCCCCTGTGTTTCCATCCAGCAAAGTTATCCACAGCAACGCGCTCGAACGGGTCGAAAAGCATCATTTGGCCCAGCCCCCGAGCGGACCGCCTAGAGCGTTTCGGGTCGGTGTCCCGGCGTTCGATCTGTTTCCTTTCGACGTGTGGGCCAAGCTGAACGCGGCGTTCTGGCGAAAACCGGACCTGCAGCAGTTATGCTACGGCGATGCCCAAGGCGATGCGCGCCTGCGCGGCCTGGTCGCGGCCTACCTGCGTAGTTCACGGGGTTTGCACTGCTCGGCTGAGCAAATTGTGATCACCAGCGGCGCGCAACAGGCGATCAGCCTTTGTGCACAGTTGCTGGTGGACCCTGGCGACATCGTCGCGGTGGAAAATCCCGGCTATCGCGCCGCGGGGCATGCGTTTGCCGTGGCCGGTGGCGATGTGCGGGGCGTGCCGGTGGACAGCGACGGGCTCGATTGTGCAGCGCTGGCTGCGCTTGACCACTGTCGGCTGGCTTACGTGACGCCATCCCATCAATATCCGACCGGGGTGGTCATGAGTCTGGCACGGCGTCTGGAACTGCTGGCCTGGGCCGGGCGCAACGACGGCTGGATCGTCGAAGACGACTATGACGGCGAGTACCGCTACAGCGGCGCGCCGCTGGCGCCCTTGGCTGCGCTGGATCGTGGAGGCCGCGTCCTGTATGTCGGGACGTTCGGCAAGGTTGCGTTCCCGGCGTTGCGCCTGGGTTACCTGGTGTTGCCGCCCGGCCTGGTCGATGCCTTCGCCCGCCGTCGGGCGGTGGATGTGCGCCATTCTGAAGTCAGCACTCAAGCGGTGATGGCCGAGTTCATGGCCGCTGGACATTTCCAGCGGCACATCAGGCGTATGCGTCGAGCCGCTCTGGCCCGCCGCGATGCGCTTCTGGCGGGCTGGCCGGAGGCTGTCGCAGGCGTTGGCGCGATGCCCACCGTGGTCGCCGGGCTGCATGTCACGGTTCCAGTGCAGAGCGTCGAGCGCGAGCATGAACTGATTGCCCTGGCCACCGGCGTGGGCGTCGAAATCAATGGCCTGAGCAGTTATTGGCTGCCCGCCACGGCGCCGTCCCAAATCCGTGCAGGCATGGTGCTGGGGTTCGCCGCCGTGCCGCCTGCGGCGATAGACGCTGCGCTGGCAAGCTTGGCAAAAGCCTGGGGAGGCCGCTGA
- a CDS encoding FMN-binding negative transcriptional regulator produces MYNPKAFAVEDLPHLHRMMDDCRLAVLITHGEHGLQASHLPLLLDTRQGPNGTLHGHMARANPQWRDLEAGAEALVIFAGADAYVSPGFYPGKAEHGKVVPTWNYLAVHAYGKAEVFSDPQRLRNLVGDLTQRHESGRAEPWKVDDAPAEYIDSMLKAIVGFALPIQRLEGKRKLSQNRSPADAAGVRNGLAASPDPQDQALARLMPEQMPQE; encoded by the coding sequence ATGTACAACCCAAAAGCCTTTGCTGTGGAAGACCTGCCTCACTTGCATCGCATGATGGATGACTGTCGCCTCGCCGTATTGATTACCCACGGTGAACACGGCTTGCAGGCCAGCCATCTGCCGCTGCTGCTGGACACTCGACAGGGGCCGAACGGAACCCTCCATGGACACATGGCTCGCGCCAATCCGCAGTGGCGTGACCTGGAAGCGGGCGCCGAAGCGCTGGTGATATTTGCAGGCGCCGACGCTTACGTCAGTCCGGGTTTCTACCCCGGCAAGGCCGAGCACGGCAAGGTCGTGCCCACTTGGAATTACCTCGCCGTCCACGCCTATGGCAAGGCCGAGGTGTTCAGCGATCCTCAACGGCTGCGCAACCTGGTCGGCGATCTTACTCAGCGCCATGAAAGCGGTCGGGCCGAGCCGTGGAAAGTCGACGACGCCCCGGCGGAATACATCGACAGCATGCTCAAGGCCATCGTTGGCTTCGCCCTGCCCATCCAGCGCCTGGAAGGCAAGCGCAAGCTCAGCCAGAACCGTAGCCCCGCGGATGCCGCCGGGGTTCGCAACGGGCTCGCCGCGAGCCCCGACCCGCAGGACCAGGCACTTGCACGCCTGATGCCTGAACAAATGCCTCAGGAGTGA
- a CDS encoding GNAT family N-acetyltransferase — MSQLEIRPVTAADHAAWLPLWQAYLRFYNTELPDAVCQSTWQRLLDDREPTHGALAWDSDTAVGLVHFIYHRSNWSIENSCYLQDLLVAEHCRGKGAGRQLIEFVYTTAKADGCCKVHWLTHETNATAIQLYERIAERPGYIQFRKAL, encoded by the coding sequence ATGAGCCAGCTTGAGATCCGCCCTGTCACCGCCGCCGACCACGCCGCCTGGCTGCCGCTATGGCAGGCCTACTTGCGGTTCTACAACACCGAATTGCCGGACGCGGTGTGCCAGAGCACCTGGCAACGTTTGCTCGACGACCGTGAGCCCACCCATGGCGCGCTCGCCTGGGATAGCGACACGGCGGTGGGCCTGGTGCATTTCATCTACCATCGTTCCAACTGGAGCATCGAGAACTCCTGCTATCTTCAGGATCTGCTGGTGGCAGAACACTGCCGAGGCAAGGGCGCAGGTCGCCAGCTCATCGAATTTGTCTACACCACCGCCAAGGCCGACGGGTGCTGCAAAGTGCACTGGCTGACCCACGAGACCAACGCGACCGCGATCCAGCTCTACGAGCGCATCGCCGAACGACCTGGCTACATTCAATTTCGCAAAGCCCTTTAA
- a CDS encoding GNAT family N-acetyltransferase, which produces MSTSLADWKGVPAPFARLLEGRFIRLEKLDRARHADGLWQALEGPGADPKLWDYLPYGPFKERSGFDTWLNNHAANVDPYFFSVIDRASGDVQGILSLMSIVPAQGRIEIGHVTFGAPMQRSPKSTEAVYLLAKECFALGYRRLEWKCNNANARSRYAAERLGFTFEGVFRQHMVVKGQNRDTAWYSMLDLEWPAIGAAFERWLSEENQSADGQVRSLAQCRA; this is translated from the coding sequence ATGTCGACTTCGCTCGCTGATTGGAAAGGTGTCCCGGCGCCGTTTGCGCGCTTGCTCGAAGGACGCTTCATCCGCCTGGAAAAACTCGACCGGGCGCGTCACGCCGACGGATTGTGGCAAGCCCTCGAAGGTCCCGGCGCCGATCCGAAACTCTGGGATTACCTGCCCTACGGCCCGTTCAAGGAGCGCAGCGGGTTCGATACCTGGCTGAACAACCATGCGGCCAACGTCGATCCGTATTTCTTCAGCGTGATCGACCGCGCCAGTGGCGACGTGCAAGGTATTCTCAGCCTGATGTCCATCGTGCCGGCCCAAGGCCGTATCGAGATTGGCCATGTCACCTTCGGCGCGCCGATGCAGCGCTCGCCGAAAAGTACCGAGGCGGTGTACCTGCTGGCGAAAGAGTGTTTCGCCCTGGGCTATCGACGCCTGGAATGGAAATGTAACAACGCCAACGCCCGTTCCCGGTATGCCGCCGAGCGGCTGGGGTTCACGTTTGAAGGCGTATTTCGCCAGCATATGGTGGTCAAGGGGCAGAACCGCGACACCGCGTGGTATTCGATGCTGGACTTGGAATGGCCAGCGATCGGCGCAGCCTTCGAGCGCTGGCTGAGTGAGGAAAACCAAAGCGCGGATGGCCAGGTGCGCAGTCTCGCGCAGTGCCGAGCCTGA
- a CDS encoding homocysteine S-methyltransferase family protein — protein MAAARTTILDGGMGRELQRRGAPFRQPEWSALALSEAPQAVEAVHAAYIASGADVITSNSYAVVPFHIGEARFAEEGQALAALAGELARRAVEASGKAVRVAGSLPPLFGSYRPDLFDASRASELLAPLVAGLAPHVDLWLAETQSSTVEARAIHAGLPKDGKPFWLSFTLKDEDTDEVPRLRSGEPVADAAAVAAELGVETLLFNCSQPEVIGAAIDAARETFERLGVQIHIGAYANAFPPQPKEATANDGLDPLREDLDPPGYLRWAADWRKRGASHLGGCCGIGPEHIAVLAQQLR, from the coding sequence ATGGCCGCAGCAAGGACAACTATTCTCGACGGCGGCATGGGCCGTGAGCTACAACGCCGTGGTGCGCCGTTTCGACAGCCCGAGTGGTCGGCCCTGGCCCTGAGCGAAGCGCCCCAGGCTGTGGAGGCAGTGCATGCGGCTTATATCGCCAGCGGCGCCGATGTGATTACCAGCAACAGCTACGCCGTGGTGCCCTTTCATATCGGTGAAGCGCGCTTTGCCGAGGAAGGCCAGGCGTTGGCGGCATTGGCGGGGGAATTGGCCCGGCGGGCAGTGGAGGCTTCAGGCAAAGCGGTGCGGGTGGCCGGATCGCTCCCTCCGCTGTTCGGTTCCTACCGTCCCGATCTGTTCGACGCGTCCCGCGCCAGCGAGCTGCTGGCGCCATTGGTTGCTGGCCTGGCGCCCCATGTCGACCTGTGGCTGGCCGAGACCCAGAGTTCGACCGTCGAGGCGCGGGCCATTCATGCCGGACTGCCGAAGGACGGCAAGCCGTTCTGGCTGTCGTTTACCTTGAAAGACGAAGACACCGATGAAGTCCCGCGCCTGCGCTCCGGCGAGCCGGTGGCGGACGCCGCGGCAGTGGCGGCGGAGCTGGGGGTCGAGACGCTGCTGTTCAATTGCAGCCAGCCCGAGGTGATTGGCGCAGCGATCGACGCGGCGCGCGAAACCTTCGAGCGCCTGGGCGTGCAAATCCACATCGGTGCCTACGCCAACGCCTTCCCGCCGCAGCCCAAGGAAGCGACAGCCAATGACGGGTTGGACCCGCTGCGCGAAGACCTCGATCCGCCGGGCTATCTGCGGTGGGCGGCAGACTGGCGCAAGCGTGGGGCCAGTCACCTGGGCGGCTGTTGCGGCATCGGGCCGGAGCACATTGCGGTGTTGGCACAGCAACTGCGCTGA
- a CDS encoding ABC transporter substrate-binding protein, whose product MKLPLPLALGLTLLAASSSILAGTTLDRIEQKKELVGVLMESYPPFSFLNDQNQLDGFDVDVAKAVAQKLGVKLRLETPSWDVIAAGHWSGRYDICICSMTPSKARAEVFDFPVQYYASPAVIVVNAKDDSIHGAKDLSGKKVGLTSASSYESYLNKNLVIEGAEDTQLSYPFEDVQIAPYDTDNVAFQDLGLGAGVRLDAVLTNLVTAQPRLTEDKRFKLAGEPLYSEPNSVAIEKGDAEWNSKVREVFAQLKQDGTLSKLSQKWIGADISQ is encoded by the coding sequence GTGAAATTACCTCTACCGCTTGCCCTGGGCTTGACGCTGCTGGCCGCTTCCTCATCGATCCTTGCCGGCACCACGCTGGATCGTATCGAGCAGAAAAAAGAACTGGTCGGCGTGTTGATGGAAAGCTACCCGCCCTTCTCTTTTCTCAATGACCAGAATCAGCTCGACGGTTTCGACGTGGACGTCGCCAAGGCCGTCGCGCAAAAACTTGGGGTCAAGCTGCGCTTGGAAACGCCCTCGTGGGATGTGATCGCGGCCGGCCATTGGAGTGGCCGCTACGACATCTGCATCTGCTCAATGACACCGAGCAAGGCCCGCGCCGAAGTGTTCGATTTTCCGGTGCAGTACTACGCCTCGCCCGCGGTGATCGTGGTCAACGCCAAGGACGACAGCATCCATGGCGCCAAGGACTTGAGCGGCAAGAAAGTCGGCCTCACCAGCGCCTCCAGCTACGAAAGCTACCTGAACAAGAACCTGGTGATCGAAGGCGCCGAGGATACCCAGCTGAGCTACCCGTTCGAGGATGTGCAGATCGCGCCATACGATACCGACAACGTGGCGTTCCAGGACCTGGGCCTCGGCGCCGGGGTTCGGCTGGATGCGGTGCTGACCAACCTGGTGACCGCGCAGCCACGCCTGACCGAAGACAAGCGCTTCAAACTGGCCGGCGAGCCGCTGTATTCAGAGCCGAATTCGGTTGCCATCGAGAAAGGCGACGCCGAGTGGAACAGCAAGGTGCGTGAAGTCTTTGCCCAACTGAAGCAGGACGGCACCCTGAGCAAGCTTTCGCAAAAATGGATCGGTGCCGACATCAGCCAATGA
- a CDS encoding amino acid ABC transporter permease: MSSFPPPIQPPPPVAESRLQKIFGFRTRLYLTWAAMLVLFASFFLSFDLKFSIILDKLPNLLGVHLAPNGFLQGAVLTLFLCLCSIVASSLLGFIAALARLSSSAVAFGIASFYASFFRGTPLLIQILLIYLGLPQLGVVPGAIAAGIIALSLNYGAYLSEIFRAGILGVPHGQREASLALGMGETVIFWRVTLPQAMRTIIPPTTNQFISMLKDSSLISVMGVWEVMFLAQSYGRSSYRYIEMLTTAAVIYWLMSIVLELIQARMERHYGKAYLHNR, from the coding sequence ATGAGTTCTTTTCCGCCCCCTATCCAGCCACCGCCACCGGTGGCTGAGTCGCGCCTGCAAAAAATCTTCGGTTTTCGCACACGGCTGTATCTGACCTGGGCCGCGATGCTGGTGCTGTTCGCCAGTTTCTTCCTGAGTTTCGACCTGAAGTTCTCGATCATCCTCGACAAACTGCCAAACCTGCTGGGCGTGCACCTGGCGCCCAACGGCTTTCTGCAGGGCGCGGTGCTGACACTGTTCCTGTGCCTGTGCTCCATCGTCGCCTCGTCACTGCTGGGTTTCATCGCCGCGCTGGCACGCTTGTCCAGCAGCGCGGTGGCGTTCGGCATCGCCAGCTTCTACGCGTCGTTCTTTCGTGGCACGCCGCTGTTGATCCAGATCCTGCTGATCTACCTGGGCCTGCCGCAACTGGGCGTGGTCCCGGGCGCCATCGCTGCGGGAATCATCGCCCTGTCACTCAACTACGGTGCCTACCTGAGTGAGATTTTCCGCGCCGGGATCCTCGGCGTGCCTCACGGCCAACGAGAAGCCTCCCTCGCCCTGGGCATGGGTGAAACGGTGATCTTCTGGCGCGTCACCCTGCCCCAGGCCATGCGTACCATCATCCCGCCGACCACCAACCAGTTCATCTCGATGCTCAAGGATTCTTCGCTGATCTCGGTGATGGGGGTCTGGGAGGTGATGTTTCTGGCGCAGTCCTATGGTCGTTCCAGCTATCGGTATATCGAGATGCTGACTACGGCGGCGGTTATCTATTGGTTGATGTCCATTGTGTTGGAGCTGATTCAGGCGCGGATGGAGCGGCATTATGGGAAGGCTTATCTGCATAACCGCTGA